One Aquarana catesbeiana isolate 2022-GZ linkage group LG04, ASM4218655v1, whole genome shotgun sequence genomic region harbors:
- the RGS17 gene encoding regulator of G-protein signaling 17 isoform X4, with translation MAHTTKMESIQVVEECKSPTAEEIISWSHNFDKMMKSPAGRNLFREFLRTEYSEENLLFWLACEDLKNEQNKKLIEEKARNIYEDYISILSPKEVSLDSRVREVINRNLLDPNPHMYEDAQLQIYTLMHRDSFPRFLNSQVYKTFLDSMESSTTDS, from the exons CAAAAGCCCTACTGCAGAGGAAATCATATCTTGGTCCCACAATTTTGATAAAATGATGAAAAGTCCTGCTGGAAGAAATCTGTTCCGGGAATTTTTACGCACAGAATACAGTGAAGAAAATCTTCTTTTTTGGCTGGCATGCGAAGACCTGAAAAATGAGCAAAACAAGAAACTGATTGAAGAAAAGGCTAGGAATATATATGAAGATTACATTTCTATACTCTCACCAAAAGAG GTCAGTCTGGATTCCAGAGTTCGGGAAGTAATCAATAGGAATTTACTGGATCCAAACCCACACATGTATGAAGATGCTCAACTTCAGATTTACACACTGATGCACAGAGACTCGTTTCCAAGGTTTTTGAACTCACAAGTATATAAGACTTTTCTTGATAGTATGGAAAGCTCCACTACTGACTCTTAG